In Tripterygium wilfordii isolate XIE 37 chromosome 17, ASM1340144v1, whole genome shotgun sequence, the genomic window TCAATGGAGTTTGCTGAGAAAatgacaaaagaaaacaaatatgtaaGGAAAGCCTGGTTTATTCGACTTTTAAAAAGTTTATGAATTAAACTATGGGTAAAATTCTGATTGGCTTATGCCAATTCAACATGACTTTGTTTTCTCAAGATCTCTGCCCcatttaaaatttttcaaaaagagGTAATAAATTGGTCAAATGATCACTTACAGAAATTCTGCCTGCAGTATCTTGCAATTTCATGCAAAAACTTTTGATATGGATGGGGGGTTAGGAAATTACAACTTTCACAATTAACTACTACACAACGGTTTATGATTAAGACACACATACTCATCTTAATGTctatattaataattaaaaagtgCATAACATCTTCATATTCTTCTTCTAGAAAAGGGAATAACGTTTTCATGCTTATGTTGTACATAGTCCAACATCGGAAGTGTCAATACTCAAATATTAAATTGACAACCAGAATATAAAAATACTACTTGTAACCAGTCCTCGCATCTCCCAAAACACGTTTGCTTAAGATAAATAAAgtctagaaaaagaaaaggaatgggTGAAATCTAATTATGCCACTGCTATCTGCAACCCAGTTAAGTACTGATGCAAGGTTTTTTCCAGACAGTTTGAGCAGCCAACCAGTAATTTGCAGCACTACTGGTTTCAAAAATTGACTTGCAAAATGCAACCAAAATGCcagagattttttttgttatttgcaGGGAGAATATTAACAATCAATAAAAACGTCCTATGGGATAATATCAAATAGGATGACCATACATTGCAGTATTGCACAGATGCACCAGGTCTACCCAAGACAGACTGTACTCAAAGTCTCAAACATGTTTCACGTTCCCTCAattgaaaaaaatgaagaatagtTAAAGTTTTGTTGATAGATAATTAAAAGTTCCATGCAAATTATAACTATCATGTTGCAGGCAATAGGTCTGAGTGTGTCCTTTTTTGTATGTACTATGCATGATGGCAGTTACAAAATAGAGTTCCTGGGATATAGCAACTAATTAGGATCCATTCCGCAAAACGGAAAAACCTAAATCATAGGATCTTCTTCAAAACAGGCTTCCCCGTGAGATAGTCCTATTCTTGCAAAGATTCACCCTCACAAAGAATCAAACTGGTGGGCCTCAGAATGTTCTCAGTTAACTATAATCTAAATTAACTTGTCAGGGAAGCATTGAGAATTACACACagttaaaaaaagaaagcaaggaGCAAACCCAAAACCAGAAGCCAGCCAACCCATCAAGTCAATATTTAGAACATATATGATCAGCACATATAAAACTGCAGACTAATTAAGACTTTTACTATTGGATCAGCCAATAAAGTCATCTCCTTAAGCCACTAAATTACACTGCCAATCATGAGTAGAGAATTAGAGAAAAGAACCATTGAAAAAGAATTGTTAAGGAACTCACCAGAGTCCAAAGATTTTCACCACCAACTATTACTACTTtttatcaagaaaatcaaatctaattgtgaAAAAAAACCATATAGATAGTGCATCAGAGTAAAATATGAAGTCATAAACATCATTCAAACTTTCAAAGTAATGTACAAAGGATGAAACAagacaaaataatgaaattctTGAACCTTAAATAATTCTCTTCGTACAATTTCTCTTGAAACAAAACAATATATGCCAACCAACCCATGAATTCaatacaaataaccaaaaagaaaaatgcataTCGATCTCTTTCCTTGTATgaattcaagaaatcaaacaatATCCATTCAGGTATGAATACTAAATATGTTCAAAAGAGACATATTTCCCTTATCTCCCCATGTACTGTGTCAATACCACCTTTCTTCCACTTCTTTTCAGCTTTATATATCAGTAACATAATTACTTATCaaagaaataacaaaataaaacagtTTTAACCGAAGCATATGAAAAGCTCATTGAAACGAAGAAACTTGGATGTAGATCCATATCGCATTACCAACTAGACTGCCAGACAACAAAATCTCAATCAATTCCAAAACACCAAAACAAGAAATGGAAACTAGTGTATCTAGgggacaaaaacaaaatatcagCTACACTGGCCAAGCCAATTAGGTCATTGCAACACCTTGAAATTGCAAAACATTTTAGCCAGACAATTACGCCAAAATGAAATAACAAGATGATTCTCTTTTCAGTGAAATTTCTAACATCCAGAATCTACTATACGAGGACAAGGTGAAATCAAATTTCATGCACTATCGCAAATCTTTCAATCTCTATCCTGAAAGAGAAATGTTTCTCAACTACATAATTTGTAAACCTGTTCAATTGCCAAATTCAATAACAAGCCACGCAGCAATACAATCATAACATAAACAGTGCACCCAAAAATCATCTGCTAATCAGGACTCCAACCACTTCACTTCAACCGACGAAAGACACGAATCTTGAACGAACAAAAGAAGCCCAAATCTCAAGCCACATTTGAAGAAATACTCAAAGAAAATGCATACCTGTCTAAAATGGCATGTTTAGAGCGTGATACAGAGAGTGAGAGGGAAAGGCCTGAGGTTGATTTTGTCTACAGAACGCCACAGGGCCCCGGCCAACCCGGGTAAGAGATTTACAGGTTGCTTTAACTTTTAGTAATCAACGGTCCAGATTTGTCCACATGATCCTACGGACAGAAAGCGGAAACCGCTTCCATTGTCCATCGAACCGAATTGCGTCGATCGCAGTATCTATCATTACCGTCCGATGGTACTAGTGAGCGGTGGAGACAAAACGTCCTCTGATTCTTCTTCGAAGAACTTGTAGACCAAGCAAAGAAAGCTCCACTTTGttcattctctctctaaacTAAAATCCATGAAGCCGAAAATCGAAAAAGCAAGTAAGCAATTCGTTCTCTGACCAATTTCATTTTCTGCTTGAAGTTCTTTCAAATCCTGTAAATTGATTGTTTTATGGTAGCGGTTCCAGATTTTAGTTTAGTCACCTCACGTTGAGGAGGTTTGTTAATGCTTGTCGCTGATTATTGGTCAGGACTAGCTAGATTGGGGATAGCAATTATTCATGTGATTATACTGTAATTTATGACCTAGTTTACTCTTCTGGACTTTCTAGTTACTGAGAATGGTTGTTGATTTGGgattttcattatatttttttgcagGTTTGGTTCATTTCGCAAGCTCTATGCTTACATTCGCCTTCTTTAGTCGGTAGATAGCAATTTTTGAACTCTACTGGTAGATTCTGCTTATCGACTAAGTTGTTGGAATGGCTGGAGCTAGGCTAAAATCACTTTGCAACTCCATTAATCCCTCTTTAAGAACACAATCTTTTAGATTATACAATCCTAGTATAAATCCTCTCAAACATGCTGCTCATAATCATCTGATGCCTTCATATGCTTATTCAAACGGTAGTTTCATTGATAGCAAATGGAAACTCTTGGGGTGTACTGAAAATACTCTTAATAGATGTCGTGGTTCTGACTCTTCTGTTGATACCCGATGTTACAACAGCAAATCGATCTATCAACCTTATTCGAGATCATCAACTTTGTGGTTTAGAAGTGGTAGTCCATTTGTTTCGTTAATTCCCATGTCCAGCAGCCGGTCAtattcttcatctccttctagaaaaattgaaaatcccCAGAATTCTGAAGTATTTGCTTCTTCTGGGCCAAATGAAGTGGATATTAGTAACAGTAGTTTGGGTGGAGGTGATTGGGTTGATAAGGTTAAGGATGCTTGGCAGAGTGCTGTGGATGCTGTGACTTATACTGGACAAAAAGCTAAAGAAGTGTCTGATGAAGTGATACCTCATGCTCAGCAGTTATTGGATTCACATCCATATCTGAAAGATGTGGTTGTTCCAATTAGTTGTACTTTAACTGCTACTATATTGGCTTGGGTGGTAATGCCTAGGCTTTTGAGGAAATTCCACAAGTATGCTATGCAAAGTCCTGTTTCAATATTATCTGGAAACCCACCAGGAGAGCAAGTTCCATACGAGAAAAGTTTTTGGGGTGCTTTGGAGGACCCAGTGCGATATCTAGTCACGTTCTTGGCATTTTCAGAAATGTGGGTGATTCCATAATTAGGCTTTTGCCTTCCATATTTTCATTCGGATGGATGTTGTTGCTATTTTCATTCACTATTTTCTCTTTGACTTTGATTTGCAGTGCTATGATGGTTGCTCCCACCACCATAGCATCACATATTGCAGAAGCTTGGAAGGGTGCAATTATTTTATCGTTTATATGGTTTTTGCATCGATGGAAGACAAACGTTTTTGCACGTGTATTGGTTTCTCAGCGTTTATCTGGGATGGATAGGCAGAGGTTATTGACTGTTGACAAAGTTTCCTCTATTGGTCTTTTTGTAATTGGAATCATGGCTTTAGCTGAAGCTTGTGGTGTGGCTGTGCAATCTATTTTGACTGTGGGTGGTATAGGAGGTGAGGATAGGCCATAAACCCCATGCTTCTTATGGTTGTTCACTAATGAATGATAttgtggtaaaaaaaaaaaaaccaaataaaatgaATTTTCCATCTCGAATTTTTCTACGTAAGTTGATTGAATGGTAACCACCTCGTATGTCTTTTGATGTTAGAACCCTCCCTTATTCAGTCATTAAAAGATAGTCAGTCATATTTTGAATGAACTTAGAGAACGAAATATATAGATACTGATGGATACATGGGTGAAATATACCTCTGCATAACAGTTATATGATTATTCTTACTTGCATCAGCTTACTTCATTTGGTAAAAGCTAGTAATCATGTAAGCAATTTTATTCGCAATGTTGTTGCTTAATTTGGACTACCTCCTTTGATATTTAACTTAACAAATCTAGTACTAGTATGACATATtcacaattataatatttagaTCTGACAATGCAGGAGTTGCTACTGCATTTGCTGCCAAAGATATCCTTGGGAATGTGCTAAGTGGGCTGTCTATGCAGTTTTCACAGCCCTTTTCCCTTGGTGATACTATAAAAGTAAGTTGAACAAGTCATTCTCTCAAGTGCACATTGTTCACTAATCTATCTGATCCTATTAATAGTTTTAAGATGGATGAAGCATTTTTGTACTCATAACTCATAAGTGATAGttataattaatcttaaattaTTCGTAGTTTCAATGAGATCGTCGTTCATTGATTTATATGCTTGCTTGTTAGTTTAGAAGAATATTTTGCATGACAGTTGCACTGTATTATATTTGTATTAATGACTTGATGGTGGCAGTCTTTAGTTATTCAAGATCCTTTTAGTTCGTAACCTTTTTGTCACATTAGCGCACCAAATTTTGTCAAACCCTTTATGAATGTAATGGATTTAGGCTGTTATCAAATTAATGACTTGATGGTGACATGCTGTTAtcaaattttaataagaatGTTTAATTGGCAACCCTGGGATGAGAGAAAACTGTCTTGTCAAACTGCGCTACAACAATCATTTTAAGATATACTTGGTTATGTTACCTAGCCAGTTTAAGTTCCAGTGTTCCACTATTTGTCAATCCTTTTCTTTGAAACAGGAAAGCCAGTACTTTTTGCATGGTTCTTTATGAACACAAAGGAGGCAGGCCTGTGAAATtgactaatttttttaatattatattttcatCTTTTTAGTATGTCTGCTTATTTCTCCAATATGAGTAAATAAAATATTCTCGTTTCAGGCTGGATCCATAGAAGGGCAGGTGGTGGAAATGGGATTTACAACCACTTTGTTACTGAATCCGGAGAAGTTTCCTGTCTTGGTTCCGAATTCTTTATTTTCTAGCCAGGTAGGTTGTTTCTCCCTCAGACAGTCTTGTATCATGTTCACTCTTGTGTCTCCTCTTGTGCACGATCATTACAGCATAAGTGAAAATGGCTACTTGTCTACCCTAAGACCATCAGTATGCTAGTTTATCAATCTATTTAATTTCTGAATTTCCAACTGTTTGGTCAGTCAACTCTGTTTCTTGGTACTCAATTATCTTTGACCTTAGTGCTTACCTTAAAGAGTCAGCACCAGAAAAACTATTGTTTGTGCTTGataaacaagtaaaaaaaaacactttcaaCAGTCATTGGAAAACAGTAATCTGCATTATGATTGGAAAATTCTAAATGTTTGGTCTATACTTGTCAAATAGATGACTTTCTCTGTGATGTATCAATCTTAACATGTGATTGGTGCTCTCTGGAAGATGGGATCAAGAATGATGATTGCAAATGATTAGTTGATTTCATGACTTGCTGTGGAGAAGGACTATTTCTTGTTTGTCCAAATTATGTGGAGTAtacatttttgtttcattttgctTGTACATTTAAAAATTGAGGTCGAATAAGTGCATACCGCGATCCTTGTGAATCCTCTAGTAAGGTGCCAGGTAATAACATGCTCGGTGCCCCAATTGCCCTGTGACCTCCTAGCAAGGAACCTCCACATTGGGGCAGCCTAGGCATGTTCCTGAAGGTGAGGCAACAGGCTTTGAAATGCATGCCTGGTATTTTTTTCGTTGGGTTTTGGGGGCACTTCGGGGTTCTCTTTGGTCTTGAATGGGTAATGTGAAGGATGGAGCATAAACTTATAGACACCACAGCAACTAGGCCTGTCTAATCTCTTCAAAATTCAATCTGGGTTGGGCTCAGAAGTTGCAATTTAGAGCTGGCTTATTGACAACGCATTAAAGCAAGCTCTACTACTTCAGCATTGACTTATATATGTTGGAAAATGTGTACTTTACCTTAATTTATTTtacatgttaatttttttcttacatATGCATTGCATTTTAACAACACTAGTTCCATTAATACAAAACTATGTTTCTTAGATCCATTGAATCCATCGCTATCATTTCTGTATTTGAATTGCTCATGAGCATCATTTGAAATGCAAATAATTCAAGATTAGGGCTAAATTTTCCTCTCAATTTATGGTTTATCTTAATGTGAATCTCTTCTTTACAAGCAGTGTTGTCCCTTACACATGCTTGCAAATTTATATCCAATACTCTCTGACAAGCAGTTTCATGCATTGCACATGCTCGCAAAATTATGCCCAATGGATAAGGCTTATATGACATGCATGCCATATTATGTTGAAAACTTAAAATAGAGTGTTTCATTCTTATCCTTAGTTGCTCATCATGTTGGCACAAACAAATTTTAATGCATGCGATGGATAATTTACAGGTGATTGTGAACAAATCACGTGCCCAATGGCGTGCTGTTGTCAACAAAATTCCTTTGCATATTAATGATTTGGACAAGATTCCTCAGATATCAGGCGACGTTAAGAGCATGCTAAGGTCCAATTCAAAAGTTTTTACAGATAAAGAAGCCCCTTACTGTTTCCTGTCTCGTGTAGAAAGCTCTTTTGCTGAACTGACTCTTGGATATAATCTCATACATATGGTAAGTTCCTCTCTCACTTCAATGAGCTATGCTTCTTTCAGACTTACCATGCTATACGTGATTTCACTTTAGTTTTTCATTTTACTGATAGTTGTTTATTACAGAGGAAAGATGAATTATATGCTGCGGAACAAGACATAATTCTGCAGTCTGTTCGGATTATCAAGGAGCATGGTGCTAGATTAGGCAGCAGTTGGCAAGATACAAGTATTCAGTGATATGACGAAGAATGAAGTACATCAAAGCAAGATGCTGCTAGACTAACACTACAGCTCATCTGTAGTGGAATATCATACAGCTACAAAAATCCGTCCAAGAGTTTTGAGAAAATGCGGTGATGTTGAATTAACTTGTTGGTTAAGTGGCGACTTTTGGTTCATTTTGATGGAAATTGAAAGGTGTTTACATGATGTaatttcatacacttttcaggttgcatttgatttttgtttcgattaaaaaattatatcgTTGTGTTGTGTTTATAAGACgattaaaatacaaatttatttattttttaattttaaaaaatattttaaacccCAAATAAGATGTATATATTGCATGTGTGGAATGTAATTTCAGTTCTCTAACTAAAAAGATTGATCCCCAACTAGTAGTGTAGATGAGCTACTCAATTAAACGGAACGATATATTATTTCGATTCTTAAGATTCTTAAGAACCCGAATACCCGCTCTTCATAATTTGTAAGTAGCGACAATTATGATTGGGCCCTTGAACTTTACATGGTTCAGGTCCATTCTTAATAAAGACAAGCCAAGTCCAAGACTTTCGTCGTGGATAAtggaagagaaattttattcacACATCTCTAAAATATTAACTTTACACAATTTTTAAAAGattataagtttacatcaaaaatttataagtttacacacaaattttaatgaatagaccaaaatagcctttatttgtaaaatattaggaagaatattgttaagtttacacacattatAATCATAACCCACAACGgccccttcccttcccttacCGATTTCACCATTACCAGACAGCAATTCCCACTGTTTAAGTGTCAATTTGCAATTCTGACCAAGAAGACGCCCAATATCAAAGTCAAATAGTCGTAGATTGAAGAGAGGAAAGACCATTGATTTATAAATCTCTCTAATATGTAAATTACTATTGAAAATCTCTCAAATCGAACAAGATCGATAAAGTAATTATTACATAGCATTAATGGGTGTGTATAATTGTAATCCATGTGCTGATTTTATGTTAAAAACTGTTAAAACGAAAAATCAACAAACCAGGTTCGATTTTTCTCTCCAAAAATCGATAGGgttgtgttgtttttcttccaaaaaaatgaaagtctGTTGTGTTTTTTCTGCCAAATAAACGGTGGGTGTTCCTGGATCGTacagaaaactaaaaaaaccctaaaaaattgaTATTTTCCCCATAACCATTCTTTTCATTCCCGACAATGTTGTTTTCGAGATGTTGTAGCTGATATTTATTCGTATAATCCTTCTGTAGCTTGTCATCTCCAATCTTCTatgatttttcaatgaaatcgatcttcttttgtaaaatttctTGGCGTgtaaactttatttttttttgggagaaTTGTGGTGTAGACTTAGTACTTTCTAATTTTGTgtgtaaatataaatttttttttatttttagtttaatGGTTAATATGTTATTCTAaacaaggatatttatgtaaaattaaaaaattttaaaaatagtgTAAAGTTAGTATATTAGTGGtgtacaaataaaatttcttttctcataaTAAAATCAGTAGTGATACTCATACATAGGATTAGTGTCCATAAGTgtacataatgacatggcaagtTATATAAGCGAGTGACAAGGCAAAtctaaaattcaaaaatcaaaccctaaaatcaCTCTTATCTCTCCTCATATTtcacttttctctctcatttgtCTCTCCCTCTCCTTTCTCTCACGcgattctctcttcctctctctttctctcaaacCTACGACCTAATCTAGACCGCCATCGACGGAGATACTACTCCGGTGACTTTTATTTATTACAGACGACGTCGACTTCTAGTGTATTTGGTAGATCCGGCACAAATCAAGCTTTGTTTGGTCTGCTAATCATAACGCTTGGATTCGATCTCAAAAACTAACAGAAGCACAACGAAGCAAGGTAAATCAATGACTTTTGTTGCCATTTTCAATGGATTTTGTTTGGTCTGGTATTCATATTGCTTGGGTTCGATCTTCAATGGATTTTGTTTGGTCCGGTATTCATATTGCACTGTCATAACgaaaagtgtaattattttatttcatggTTTGTTTGAAAAATATAGTTAACTACAGTGTCaatatgcataatgtatttgGGATTAGTAGGTCCTgatgttgtttttgtttcattgtttggttagaaaagTGATATAAATACACTTGCATAATGCATAATGCATAATTGGGGAATTTAGCTTGTGTTGTCTCATTCTATGATTtagtagtttattttgtttcatgatttgtttggaaaatatagttaactacAGTGTCaatatgcataatgtatttgGGATTAGTAggttctcttgttttttttgtttcattgtttggttagaaaaATGATATAAATACACTTATAGAATGTATACTGGTAGAATTGGAGAATTTAGCTTGTGATGTCTCATTCTATGATTTAGTAGTTTATTTTGCTTCATGGTTGGTttggaaaatatagttaactacACTGCCACTCTACGTAATGTATATGGGATTAGtaggtccttttttttttgtttcattgtttggttagaaaatttatataaatacaCTTGCAGAATACATACTAGCATAATTGGGAGATAGCTTTTGATGTCTCATTCTATGATTtagtagtttattttgtttcatggttgATTTGAAAAATATAGTTAACTACACTGACAGTGTGTataatgtatttgtgtttagtaggtccttttgtcttttttgtttaaatgtTTGAAATGAAAAGATATATAAATGCGCTGACGCGGCTTAATATGCATGTACGTAATTGATTGGATATTCAACAAAGTGAGCATAAAGAAGAAGCTGACCAAAACAGATATCTGCCAATAGAGGGCGAAATACATTCATAACTTTATGAATGATGATGGATATTCATGGGATGTGTACCACAACAAGAAAGTCGAAATGATGAACAAGGCATATATCTAGTTATGTAATGGGGAAGGGAATACATGTTTTTTATGCCAATTGATCCATGTAAACagtagttaattttttttattttcggaTACTTAAAAGGCAAGTAAGCCTTATTACTTAGTTGGTATTAAAGGTTCAGCACTTATCAAGTGCATATGCAATTAGTATGTCCATGGATTTTTTTCCCATATCGATTG contains:
- the LOC119982212 gene encoding mechanosensitive ion channel protein 1, mitochondrial isoform X2; protein product: MAGARLKSLCNSINPSLRTQSFRLYNPSINPLKHAAHNHLMPSYAYSNGSFIDSKWKLLGCTENTLNRCRGSDSSVDTRCYNSKSIYQPYSRSSTLWFRSGSPFVSLIPMSSSRSYSSSPSRKIENPQNSEVFASSGPNEVDISNSSLGGGDWVDKVKDAWQSAVDAVTYTGQKAKEVSDEVIPHAQQLLDSHPYLKDVVVPISCTLTATILAWVVMPRLLRKFHKYAMQSPVSILSGNPPGEQVPYEKSFWGALEDPVRYLVTFLAFSEIAMMVAPTTIASHIAEAWKGAIILSFIWFLHRWKTNVFARVLVSQRLSGMDRQRLLTVDKVSSIGLFVIGIMALAEACGVAVQSILTVGGIGGVATAFAAKDILGNVLSGLSMQFSQPFSLGDTIKAGSIEGQVVEMGFTTTLLLNPEKFPVLVPNSLFSSQVIVNKSRAQWRAVVNKIPLHINDLDKIPQISGDVKSMLRSNSKVFTDKEAPYCFLSRVESSFAELTLGYNLIHMRKDELYAAEQDIILQSVRIIKEHGARLGSSWQDTSIQ
- the LOC119982212 gene encoding mechanosensitive ion channel protein 1, mitochondrial isoform X1, with the translated sequence MAGARLKSLCNSINPSLRTQSFRLYNPSINPLKHAAHNHLMPSYAYSNGSFIDSKWKLLGCTENTLNRCRGSDSSVDTRCYNSKSIYQPYSRSSTLWFRSGSPFVSLIPMSSSRSYSSSPSRKIENPQNSEVFASSGPNEVDISNSSLGGGDWVDKVKDAWQSAVDAVTYTGQKAKEVSDEVIPHAQQLLDSHPYLKDVVVPISCTLTATILAWVVMPRLLRKFHKYAMQSPVSILSGNPPGEQVPYEKSFWGALEDPVRYLVTFLAFSEIAMMVAPTTIASHIAEAWKGAIILSFIWFLHRWKTNVFARVLVSQRLSGMDRQRLLTVDKVSSIGLFVIGIMALAEACGVAVQSILTVGGIGGVATAFAAKDILGNVLSGLSMQFSQPFSLGDTIKAGSIEGQVVEMGFTTTLLLNPEKFPVLVPNSLFSSQVIVNKSRAQWRAVVNKIPLHINDLDKIPQISGDVKSMLRSNSKVFTDKEAPYCFLSRVESSFAELTLGYNLIHMRKDELYAAEQDIILQSVRIIKEHGARLGSSWQDTSIQ